In Nitrosomonas ureae, the sequence ACGGCGAGGATCTGCTGCACCATCGATTTTGCAACCGAGATTTCTTCCGGGTTTTGAGATTGTTGTATTGCCGCTGAAAGCCATAAATAAGCTTTTGCCAAGTGCTCTGCGGACAATTGACCGGTTCCCGGATCCGGTTCCGCATCGTAGAAATGTTTGCCTGCTTGAAAATAACCCGGGACATATTTAAGCGCAGCGGCTTGTTCAAACATTTGCCTGATTTCTGACGGTGCCTGATTGGCCGATGAATCACTCTGCATGATCAGACCCAGATAATAAAAAGCTTCAGGTGTTTGTTTCTGCGCGGCAGCCGCAAACCAGCGATAAGCTTCCTGTTTATTCCGAATGGCCGGATCGCCTCGCAGGTAAAATTTTCCCATCCATAGCTGTGCGGGTGGGGATCCTTGCTGCGCCACTGGGTGACAGAGTTCCAGCGCCTTTACGGGATCCTTGGGGAAACCTCGTCCAGTCATCAGTAGATTGGCAAGATGGCAGTACGAATAGTGGTGTCCTGCCTGAGCTGCTTTCCGGAACCAGTAGGCCGCTGCAGCCGGATCTTTCACATGGTGTATGCCTTCGTCAAAACATACGCCGGCCAAATGCTGAGCTACTGGAATGCCGCCCTGCGCAGATTTCTCGAACCACCGGCAGGCGGTAATCGGATCGATTTCGCGCCCCCAGCCATTCTGGTAAAAAAGCCCCACTGAAAACTGCGCCAAGGCATTTTTATCTTGTACAGCGGCATTATGATATCCGTTAAAAGCCTTGGCATAATTGCCGGATGCCAATGCGTCCTGGGCATCTTGCAAGGTCGGATGGTCGCTTGCTGGTGCATCTACGCCGTTTACTTTATCCGCCCAAGCTTCAGACAGAAAAGTCACGGCGCACAGCAATGCCCACAAAGCTTTCTTCATATTTCTGTCGGCAGAAATATCAAATAACCACACTTGAACAAGACTAGGGCCGCGAAGGATAAACGCCATTCCAGGCAATAATGCAATTCACAACAGTATACGGCTGCATTATCGAAAAGGGTTGAGAACCGCCCGCCACGCCAACATCGACGTTGGTGCTTGTCGTGGTGACGATATTGAGTCCATCGAGCGTAGTCTCGATCGAGGCGGGACTCATGCTGACATTCGGCGCGGAGGCGGAGTACGCGCTGTTCAATCCTTTGGCATTGGCCAGAGAATTTCCTGCCGCGGTTTTTATGTCCGCGTCGCTATTCACCGCTTTCAATGTCGAGGTTGCGGTACCACCCGGTGCCAAGGCTGATGTGGAAGCCGAGGTCGCCGTAGCCGGGTGATTATGGGCGGGCATATTGTTCACAGTCAGTGCCATGTTTTCCGCGCCGCTGGATTGGCCCAGGGTGAACATCGAACCGCCGGGGTGTTGTCCCTGATGTACCGGAACCCTGCCTCGCATGTCAGGCAGGGCGAAGGTGGTGGTCCCATTGCCACCGTAATTAGTGCCCAGCAAGGAGAAGAGCGCTTGATACTGGTTGATAGGGAGGGTTTGCCCATCACATTGATACCAACCTTGCGGTGCAAAGTTGAATGCGACATAGCTGATCTCACCGACAAAAGGTTCCATTCCGGCATTCACGTTGTAAGGCGCTGTGGTCATGAACATCATGGCAGCGGTCAAAGAAAAAAAGCCTTGCATTTTTTTACTTAGTTTCATTGGTCTTCCCTTTTTTAAGATTGAACTTCAAATTGCATAAGTAACCTATTTGATATCAAAGGTCAATTTTTTTCTTTTATGGTTTAAATAATAAGTATTTTAACAGCCTTACGATGGGGTAAAAATGATGTAATAACGCCTTTTATGCCTTCTTTTCCCGGAGAAGATTAAAAAATTGCATGGATTTGAACACCATGCGTGATGATTCAAGCTTAACTCCGTCTTTACTGATGATAAGATGACAACGTGATGAAATTAAGCGATCTGAAAAACTGGACGAACTACTGGGAGCAATTGCGGACGGCTTTGTTGGAGCCCAGAGTCGATGAAAACTTGCTGGAAGCCTCTTTGCGTGAAGCGCGCGCCAAGATGCCGGTACCGGTGTTATGGCTGTTGGGCAAAACACAAGCGGGTAAGACTTCGATTATCCGGGCATTGACCGGTAGCGCAGCGGCCGAGATCGGCAATGGTTTTCAACCATGCACGCGCAATTCCCGTTTCTATGATTTTCCCGCCGACATCCCTATTGTGAGGTTTTTGGATACGCGCGGCTTGGGAGAAGTTGCCTATGATCCGGGTGACGATATTCAGTATTGCGAATCCCAGGCGCATTTGCTGGTTGCCGTGATGAAAGTGGCTGATATCAATCAGGCTGCAGTGTTTGAAGTGTTGCATGCCATCCGTCAGCGTCACCCCGAATGGCCTGTGCTGATCGTGCAAACGGGTTTGCACGAACTATATCCTAACGGACATGGCCATATGCATCCCTGGCCTTATGAGGATGATCCCTTACCGGAAACGCTCCCGCTTGATTTGCGCCGCGCCTTGCAGGCACAACGCGATGCTTTGAAAAAATTACCCGGTTTTGCACCCATGCACTGGGTGGCTGTGGATTTAACCCTGCCTGAAGATGGATTTGAACCGCATGACTATGGGCTGGAAGCATTGTGGCAGGCTATCGAGTCATTGACATCGTTAGGATTGCAACATCAGTTGAGCGGCGATAAGGAAGTGCATGATCTATATGCGCGCACTGCGCACCAGCATATCGTCGGTTACTCGCTCACCGCGGCAGGATTGGGCGCTTTGCCGGTGGTGGACCTGGTGGCTGTATCCGCGGTGCAGGCTAAACTTTTGCATAGTCTGGCGCTGCTCTACGGGCAGTATTGGGATAGAAGCACGATCACGGAATTTCTCGGATTAGTGGGGGCGGGGATCGCGTCCGGCTTTCTTACGCGCATGCTGAGCCGCGCTGTGGTCAAGGTGATTCCCTTCTGGGGGCAAACGATAGGCGCCGTATGGGGCGCCAGTTCCAGCGGCGCCACCACTTACGCGTTAGGAAAAGCGGCGATCTATTTTTTTGCCAGGCGCAAAGATGGCTTGAAGGTTGACCAAAAAACATTACGCAGGATTTATGCGCAGGAGCTGGAACAGGGTACCTCCCTGCTCAAAGAGCGATTACGGAGTCAATCCAAATGAAAAAACCGCCGCCAACCGTTGATCCGTTACGATTACTGGTAGTCATTCTGCTGTTATTGCCCGTGCTGGCCTTGCTGGGTTTTGGCGTACTTTGGTTATGGCAAAGCGGAAATCTACTGTATTGGTTGATCGCGATGGTGGTGTGCGGCGTTTTGGGCTATGGCTTGCAACAATTGCTCGTGCGGCAGGAACGTCAATTATTGATGAATATGTCGACCGAGCCCAATCCGGAATGGCCGCCCCGTGCGGATGCGATATGGCAGCAGGTTGAAGCGCTGGCCGCTACCTGTAACCCGGAGGATTGGCCGCTTGAAGATGGCCGGTGGATATCGGAATTGGGACAGAAAGCGATGGAAACGGTGGCGCATTGTTATCATCCGGAGGTTGAGAAGCCGCTCTATGAACTGACCCTGCCGCATACTTTATTGATTATTGAGCGGGCCAGCCGCGAGCTGCGCCGGGATATTGCAGAAAAAATACCCTTCAGCAACCGCCTGACCGTGGGCGATCTGTTTCGCATCCAGCGTTGGAAAGCCAAGGCGGAAAAAATGTTCAATGTATACCGCGCCGGCAGCATCCTGATTAATCCGATTAATGCCTTGCTGAGCGAAGCCTGGCGGCATTTGCGCGAGCGCAGTTTTGATCAGGCCAGGCATGAATTGCATCGCTGGTTTCTACGTGCCTATGTGTGCAAAGTGGGATATTACGCCATCGATCTGTATAGCGGCCGTTTGGCGCTTGGCGATGAAGACCAAGCGGAATCTACGACACCGGAATCCAGGGTAGATTTGGAACAGACCGATCAAACGGCGGCATCAGCGGCCGAGCCCTTGCGGATACTGGCACTGGGCCGATCCAATTCAGGTAAATCCAGTTTGATCAATGCCTTGTTTGGCGAACTTAAAACCGCTACCGATGTTTTGACGGGCACGACACAAGCGCTTGAACCCTTTGTATTATCGCGCGAAGGATTCACCCAGGCCCTGATCTTCGATAGCCCCGGTTGCGATAGCTCATTTTTTGACAGCAAGCCAATGCTGATCGCAGCGGGGAATGCGGATTTGATTCTATGGGTCACCCCGGCCAATCGCCCGGATCGGCAAGTTGAACGACAATTTCTCGATGCCTTGCGCACCTATCAAGCCGCGCGGATAGACCGACGCCCGGCGCCGTTACTGGTCGTCGTCAGCTTTATTGATCGGCTGCGCCCGGCGAATGAATGGCAGCCACCCTATGATCTGACCGATACCGCGAATACCAAGTCGGCCAATATAAGCGCCGCGGTGCAAGCCGTTGCTGCCGATCTGGCCGTGCCGACCGAGCAAATTATTCCTGTCAGCTTGCAAGAAGGCAAAATTTATAATGTGGATGATACATTGTGGGCGGCTATCCTGAACCATCAGGATGAAGCGCTCAGAATCCGTTTGATGCGCTGCTTGGATGCGAAAAAAAGAGCGGAAGACTGGGTCATGCTGCGCCGTCAGATGGCAGGGGCGGGGCGGTTTTTGCGTGATTTGCCTGAGATGTTGGGCAAACGTGGGGGATAAGTAGTTTTTTTTGTAAATAAACCAGACAACTTTAGCTAGTAGGGTAAAAGACAATTCTGTGTAGTTGCTCAGCGTTTTTTGCATTAATGAGATTTTTATTACTAATAGATGATTACTTGTTTCTTTACCCCGATGTTGCTTGAGCGAGGGTAAAATAAATGAAGTATTTGATATATGTACTAGAGTGTTGATACATCATGATGTTGATGAGAGCTACGTTGTTTTTGCGATTGAGTTCGATACATTGCAGCAACAAGGAATCAAAGACAATCTATCAAACATACACGTATATAGAAGCGAGATACAGCCGTGTATCCTTGGGTACTGCGAAATCCCAAGGGATTTTCATGTTTCGTGAATATAACTCTGTGTTCAATAGGGCAGCGCAATAGCGCGCCGCCGATTAATCCCACGTTAGACGATAAAAATAATTATGGATAAACGTTACCAAGTTTTCGTCAGTTCAACTTACAGGGATTTGCTTGAAGCACGCCAGGAGGTGATGCAAGCCTTGTTAGAATTAGATTGTATTCCCGCTGGTATGGAGTTATTTCCTGCAGCAGATGATGATCAATGGACTTTGATCAAACGTGTGATTGATGACTGCGATTATTACATCGTAATTATTGCCGGTCGTTATGGTTCACTGGGGCCAGGGAATAAAAGCTTTACACAACTAGAATACGAATATGCAATTGAGCAAGGAAAGCCAGTTATAGCTTTTTTACATAAAACCCCAGGCAGACTCCCTGCAGAAGATAGCGAAAAAGAGCCCGAGAAGGTGAAAAAATTAGAAGAATTTAGATCGTTTGCAGAACAGAAGATGGTTCGTTATTGGAATGGTCCAGCCGATCTTGGATCCGCCGTGAGTCGCAGCTTAATTAAACTAATCAAGAATAATCCAGGAATAGGCTGGGTGAAGGCTGATTTGCTTCCATCAAAAGAGTCAATTGAGGAAATACTGTTACTAAGAAAACAAATAGACACGCTCCAGAGAGAACTTGAAGCCTCAAGAACAACAGTACCAAAAGAGACCGAGCATCTAGCACAAGGCGAGGATTTATTTGACATTAACTATGGTTTTGGCGCATTTAAATCTAGCCGATATACTGCTGACACAATTTATTCTGCATCATTTGAGATCTCTTGGTCTCAAATTTTTGCAAGAATTTCTCCATTAATGATTGATGAAGCAACTGATAGCGATCTACGCTCAGAGTTAAATCGGATGATTCGCGAAGTTAATATGGATTCGCTCAGCGAAGATAAAGCTTTAGAAGGTTATGAACTAGGTGAATTCTCGATTAAAAGTGAAGATTTCAATACTATCAAAATTCAATTGCTCGCATTAAAACTCGTAACAAAAAGTGTGAAAGGCCGTAGCGTAAAGGACAAGGCGAATTATTGGACTCTTACAGCATATGGAGAGGCTGTTATGACACAGTTGAGGGCTATTCGAAAAGAAGGATATGAGAAAGTTACATCAAGCCCGTCTAACAAGGCATTCAAGAAGGACGGTGCATAAAGTATGTCACTTCTCAACTATGACGTTCTACAACCAC encodes:
- a CDS encoding GTPase family protein, which codes for MKKPPPTVDPLRLLVVILLLLPVLALLGFGVLWLWQSGNLLYWLIAMVVCGVLGYGLQQLLVRQERQLLMNMSTEPNPEWPPRADAIWQQVEALAATCNPEDWPLEDGRWISELGQKAMETVAHCYHPEVEKPLYELTLPHTLLIIERASRELRRDIAEKIPFSNRLTVGDLFRIQRWKAKAEKMFNVYRAGSILINPINALLSEAWRHLRERSFDQARHELHRWFLRAYVCKVGYYAIDLYSGRLALGDEDQAESTTPESRVDLEQTDQTAASAAEPLRILALGRSNSGKSSLINALFGELKTATDVLTGTTQALEPFVLSREGFTQALIFDSPGCDSSFFDSKPMLIAAGNADLILWVTPANRPDRQVERQFLDALRTYQAARIDRRPAPLLVVVSFIDRLRPANEWQPPYDLTDTANTKSANISAAVQAVAADLAVPTEQIIPVSLQEGKIYNVDDTLWAAILNHQDEALRIRLMRCLDAKKRAEDWVMLRRQMAGAGRFLRDLPEMLGKRGG
- a CDS encoding YcjF family protein — encoded protein: MKLSDLKNWTNYWEQLRTALLEPRVDENLLEASLREARAKMPVPVLWLLGKTQAGKTSIIRALTGSAAAEIGNGFQPCTRNSRFYDFPADIPIVRFLDTRGLGEVAYDPGDDIQYCESQAHLLVAVMKVADINQAAVFEVLHAIRQRHPEWPVLIVQTGLHELYPNGHGHMHPWPYEDDPLPETLPLDLRRALQAQRDALKKLPGFAPMHWVAVDLTLPEDGFEPHDYGLEALWQAIESLTSLGLQHQLSGDKEVHDLYARTAHQHIVGYSLTAAGLGALPVVDLVAVSAVQAKLLHSLALLYGQYWDRSTITEFLGLVGAGIASGFLTRMLSRAVVKVIPFWGQTIGAVWGASSSGATTYALGKAAIYFFARRKDGLKVDQKTLRRIYAQELEQGTSLLKERLRSQSK
- a CDS encoding tetratricopeptide repeat protein, with protein sequence MAFILRGPSLVQVWLFDISADRNMKKALWALLCAVTFLSEAWADKVNGVDAPASDHPTLQDAQDALASGNYAKAFNGYHNAAVQDKNALAQFSVGLFYQNGWGREIDPITACRWFEKSAQGGIPVAQHLAGVCFDEGIHHVKDPAAAAYWFRKAAQAGHHYSYCHLANLLMTGRGFPKDPVKALELCHPVAQQGSPPAQLWMGKFYLRGDPAIRNKQEAYRWFAAAAQKQTPEAFYYLGLIMQSDSSANQAPSEIRQMFEQAAALKYVPGYFQAGKHFYDAEPDPGTGQLSAEHLAKAYLWLSAAIQQSQNPEEISVAKSMVQQILAVMPETWLAELDQKIAQHLQ
- a CDS encoding DUF4062 domain-containing protein, with protein sequence MDKRYQVFVSSTYRDLLEARQEVMQALLELDCIPAGMELFPAADDDQWTLIKRVIDDCDYYIVIIAGRYGSLGPGNKSFTQLEYEYAIEQGKPVIAFLHKTPGRLPAEDSEKEPEKVKKLEEFRSFAEQKMVRYWNGPADLGSAVSRSLIKLIKNNPGIGWVKADLLPSKESIEEILLLRKQIDTLQRELEASRTTVPKETEHLAQGEDLFDINYGFGAFKSSRYTADTIYSASFEISWSQIFARISPLMIDEATDSDLRSELNRMIREVNMDSLSEDKALEGYELGEFSIKSEDFNTIKIQLLALKLVTKSVKGRSVKDKANYWTLTAYGEAVMTQLRAIRKEGYEKVTSSPSNKAFKKDGA
- a CDS encoding phage tail protein, coding for MKLSKKMQGFFSLTAAMMFMTTAPYNVNAGMEPFVGEISYVAFNFAPQGWYQCDGQTLPINQYQALFSLLGTNYGGNGTTTFALPDMRGRVPVHQGQHPGGSMFTLGQSSGAENMALTVNNMPAHNHPATATSASTSALAPGGTATSTLKAVNSDADIKTAAGNSLANAKGLNSAYSASAPNVSMSPASIETTLDGLNIVTTTSTNVDVGVAGGSQPFSIMQPYTVVNCIIAWNGVYPSRP